The genomic DNA acccagaggcaccacatgtccaacagcagctccatcagccagttcctcctcctggcattcgcagacacacgggagctgcagctcttgcacttcgggctcttcctgggcatctacctggctgccctcctggccaacggcctcatcatcacctccatcgcctgtgaccaccgcctccacacccccatgtacttcttcctcctcaacctctctgttcttgacctgggatccatctccacgactctccccaaatccatggccaattccctctgggacaatagggccatctcctactggggatgtgtagcacaggtcttttttttatttttgtgtgctacatcagagttttctcttctcactgtcatgtcctatgaccgctatgttgccatctgcaaacccctgcactacgggaccctgatgggcagcagagcttgtgtccacatggcagcagctgcctggggcagtgggtttctcaatgctctgctgcacacggccagtacattttccctgcccctctgccagggcaatgctgtcgaccagttcttctgtgagatcCCCCAGATCCTCCAGCTTTCCTCTTCAGagtcagactccctcagggaagttgggcttattgtggttagtgccttggttgtttttgtttgctttttttccgtcgtgctgtcctatgtgcagatcttcagggccgtgctgaggatcccctctcagcagggacggcacaaagccttttccacgtgcctccctcacctggccgtggtctccctccTTATCAGCACggccatgtttgcctacctgaagcccccctccatctcctccccagttctcgatctggtggtggcagtgctgtactcagtggttcctccagcagtgaaccccctcatctacagcatgaggaacaaagagctcaaggatgccctgaggaaactattTGCATACAATCTTCTTTAGATTAATAAGGTGTCCACTGTGCCAATGGAGCTCCCACTGCATCTCAGGAAAAAGCAGgactaatttttcttcatatgtttctttactttctctttgtgggatttttttgttgatgttgggtttttatgttcatttgattgtttttatgtgttttggttttttttgttctagaCCTTTGTTATTACAATTCTTGgcttcctacttctttttttcgTGACCCAAAGACCTCGTTTGCATATGGATCCTGGCTCTCTTTTTAGATAAGCTCAATAAAGAtatctggaaaaaattattagtcTCAGCTCCCATCTCTTCACTTCTCCTCTGGAGCTGGGTGAGCAGCCCCAGCATGCAGGAGGGGTTCAGGAGGCAAATGTCCATCTGCCCCATGGAGCATCCGCCCCTGGGGCccttggggctgcccctggctgcctGGCTGGGCACTCTGTCTGTGCCACCTGCGAgtcggggctgctgcttccctggagccatggccaaggacagcagcaggacgaGGCGTTTCAGTGCTGGTCTCTCCTCAcatccccactgtcctgctgtgcccttgcctttgtgttcccccTAAGGCCTCGTGTACCTTGTGACAGTCCTGTTGTCTCTACAGTGGCacccctgtggctgcaggcaggaacaggcCATATGAAACATTATTTCAGAGCTCGTCTCTGTGAAAATAACATAGTAATGTAAATGCCTCCTCAAGGCAGGGTCAGAAGGCTGGATGCCTCTTCCAAAGCTGGTGTCAGGCATTACACCCAAGGAGCCACTCCCTCAAAggactttttcccctctgtggttCTTGATGGTTTCAGGGCAACAGGCTCGGAGTCTCATGGGAATAGTTTTTGGACCAAGAGTTGAATGAAGACCTCTCTTCAAGGTTGAACAAGTCCACTCAAACAGCAACAGGTGTTTGCCATATGGGCCTGGTGCTGCCCCActtgcagcagggctggtgccagATTTCATCCTGGAAAAGAATTGGAAGCTGCCAGGAGAGCTCAGGGGATCTGCAGGGACAGTGTGTGAGGGTGGGTGGGCAGTGAGGGGCACCTCATCAAACGAGTGACCATCCAAGGGAATGTCTCCCTGAGGAAAAGAGGAACGTCAGGAGCCAATGGACAAACAAGTGTGGGCtgccaggagaggctgtgaggAGCCAGCAGGCAAAGGGACAGAAGACTGGAGAGTGGTTCAGGACACCCTCTTGGAAAGCCCCATGGGCTGGATCTAgtgcagccctcccctgccctttgtGCCACTGGAGACACCCCTTGGTCCTGCCCAGCCTGGTCCTGTCTGAATGACCCAGGAGGGAAGATGGAAAGGGGATCTTCTCCTCACTCCgaccagcatggccagtgcagggtcaccgCATGTCCCCagggcaccacagccccctcctctgcagatcagaaacagcagctgaagacccTACATGGAGCACGGGGTGGGAACCGGGaatgtccagccaggccagcctggacaCGCTCACCTGGAAAAGGCTCTCCCAGGAGAAGGGGTGTCTCCGGAGAAGAGCTagggagcatttctgtgcctgcagggaggatGTCTCCCCACCCTTGACCACACCTGTCCCATGCGGTTCCAGCATGGTGGGGCCATTGGACCGTTAAtggggcagcagggatggccttccccttgctctccagtttccctgtccccttactcctcgctcaggcacatccctctaaactcccCAGGTGCAGCTTTGAGCTTCGGGCAGctggaagaatgccctggtctttcagcaggctaagaatctcttcagccaaatccttccatgtTTTTATATCCATCAtatcccatccatctctctcccataCTTGGAGTGAGGTTATCCCTTTTGGACAGTGACCATcactggaggaggttcaccaggttgaagaagcccatCTCCCCCACCGGCCCCACACAGGGCACGTGCTTTAGGCCCCAGTCctcaaaaataagaaattccaactgaactcaagaaaacagaTTTCGGCATGAGGGGTGCATGACTGTGGAGTGTCCTGTcgtggagatactaaaaaccagcctggacgtcttcttaagtgacctgctctggctgactccctctagggcagggggattgatctagatgatctccaaagatccctttcaatctacatgattctgtgaggacatTGCAGTCCAGCAATGTCTCgggtagatgcttgtgaggtgccttctgcctgagaacccaacaggccagcagcaggccaaggtctgGCATGTTGATTGTGAGGTCACCGCTGCTCTAACAGCGGGCATCTGCTTTGGATGCTATTTTGGGGTCACccctgtttctgcaggtggcaggCCAACCCCCGGCTCAAGGCTGGGTTCGGTGCCTACGAGGCTGTTCCTTCATGAGTacctgacaggccagcagcaggcacatggtGTGGATGTTGGTTAGGAGGTCAGTGCTGCCACAATCTCTGATAGGCCAGAAGCAGGCAGCTATTGATTTGGAAGTCACGTCTGCCTGCGCCCTTGATAGCCCCGCAGCAGGCGAatggcctgaatgccagttgtgagggtgctgctgcctgaggacctgagaGACCATGAGCAAGCTCCTGGGTGTTTGAAGgcctgtgttccagagcacccTTTAGGCCTGCAGAGGGTTGATGACCAGGCTTGGTTCCTGTGAGGTCCCAAGTacgggacatgccagcagcatgggtatgaatgcaacacacaggaTGGACCATGCCAGCATGTATGGAACATGCCAACAGCTAGAGTTTGCTTCTGAGGTTATGGTTCCTTGGGCACATGATTGTCCACCAGCAGGCCCCAtgactggggtctgtgtttgtgaggtcatttccttctgaatacaTTTTTAGGCCAGGATGTGGCTTGTGTCTTCGTCTGGTGCCTGTGAGGTCTCTTCTTCCTGGAAACTTTCCTGGACTCTTCCGTAGGTGGTGGGACGTCCACACTAATGGTCCCAAGGCTTCAGccagcttttgccttcccagcagtgaaatgtcttgggATTTCTGGACTCACTggagggatttccagcagagtCAAGATGCCTGGGTCCCTAACCCCAGTCCTGGATTTGGATGGGCATGGTGAGCGTGTGATGCCCATCCTGCAGGGAGGGCTGGTATCCTCCATCTTATGGCAGCCATTGtatttcctgcagcagcaggatcccTTTCCACAAGTCCTGCAGAAGGAGTTGGAGATGAGTCCATGTCTTTGTGTGTCAAGGAGCAGAGTGTGAGGGTGGACAGACGTCAGTGAGTGTCTGGAACTGCCagggtgagagcaaggtggggaagggagatgggtgtctccagccggcagggaaaaagaagcagctgtgggacaggaTAGGACAAGctgtggtggagatggcaaagggcactggcaaggctggaagtcaccaagaGAACGCAAGTCTTtgtcccctggggcacagcaatggtctctgccaccaaggcctgtgaggagacatgttgtcctaaggcactgggggggcctcctcctggcctccctgcacacccccagcaaggctgggcacTGTCCCACCGGTGTCCTTCACTCAGCATCACACCCCCCACACAGGACGGCCaacctccccaaccccaccatggctctcatcggccacctgggacttgcatcccttttccttccatcacacTTCTCCACCGCAGTCTGCAGCTGGGTCTTGCTCAAGGCACAGCTTGAGATACAGGCCTTTCTAGCACAGCTGCCGGATTGGCCAACAATGGTGACACTCATCTGCAGCTGTtactctcaaagaaggaagagctggacatggatgtgaaaaccagtgtcagcccTGGCTGTCGTGACCATGACATAATtaggtctcacctcccaaggggaaggggaataGAAGAGTGCAGATgccagacctcagaggagcagactttggcctagtcttggGACTTTTCTGGGGGGAgcccgtgtgagcagcacagaagggcagcagagctcggtacagcagttcttcaaggacagtgtctttcaagtATGAGAGTGTGCAGAACAGTCatcaggacaacaggcagagctatcaggagagaagcctggggaaacaggaaagtgatggggaagctccatagaaaaaaggaaacatgcaagagGCAGATgtaaggattaaaaagaaaaaaaaaaaggtagaattcagaaatagagttggatttaggaaagtccgagctcacacagagctagaacacgtgcaaaggagttcaagggcacaaggatgagctgttcctccttcaggaacagttaaagaaggaACAAAGATATTGTATGGCCACTGTTGAATTTGCTAACTGCAGGTGCggtggggatggccaagggccgtggtggggctttgacaccccaacaGAACAGAGACCCTTGTCCGCTCAGCtatggcttctgtctcttccactgagacCCAGGAGAGGACACCAGGTCCTTACAGCTCCAGTGCCTtcttgcctcctcacccaccctccacagagcctgggaggtgtcctactgctgacctgcacctggcacctcatcactcCCACATCACCCAAaaagagcccagagcatctcaagaggcaatggacatccctccccaggggatgggcatccaggcttggccatcctgcttggtgaagaacatcaaggcctttcacagtgatttccacatttacatttcttcccAGACCAAGTGtctctgactttctgcttcaccagACCACAGGGGCAGGAACTTTGTTTGCTCCTTCTCTCCATGGTCTCTTCGGTGACGGACTGCAGCAGGGTCTggtaacaccctcagaaacctggaggtttgcttttacttctcgagaggcttgctcagtctttcaggatctgcagttcaggaactcggcaccagagggctcatctCCACGTAAAACACCATGAGGAGCCACGTCTGGGCAaaagtttcctttagtcttcaaTTCTTCTGTGGCTcattagagagatttcaggagagcagtcaaaatgaaaggatgtccaagcaaagaggccaagtgaatgaaatgtttgattttgaagagccagttctgcattaatccaAACGTTTTTTGCATTACCAGAATGTCTTCAGAAAGAGTCTGCACCctctagacccatgtggatggactggcacagccacccccagcagggggaatgcccatctcctaggctgaggcacaCAGTCAagatgcaaacctctgcagtgcccacttgttgcaggcctccaggcagagtgtgactcgTTTcgcatgaccctctgagcctctacCAACTCATTTTGCAtgttctccccatccctgcaactctcaagcctctgggagctttggctttgccaTCCTCCCCCCATCCTGGGGACAGGTTTCCAAacgcctcctctgcagcttcccctcttgcacctcctgtgtgctgcctttgtgcCCTGCCGCCCAGTCactttataccagcagcctcctgagatgagtGTTTCCCTTCATGGgcattccaagacatcattcttGTGCTTGGAGGAGCCTGTGCTGCAACGCCTATAGGATTTCCccagctccttcacccttcaaagCTGCTTGCCATGGCACCGCTTGGCTCAGTCCCCCCAGTACAtcaaaagtcttctcctctggagccacccatgcgtgttcctctgctggccttcctcactccctTTTGGCATCTGGGAGCCCGCTagttcctggtcactccagcaaggctgacacttgttatcacatccctgaccagcccttccttgttggccaggaccaggtctaggtgagcatcacccttcctggcccaccaggcagctctgctaagaaggtGTGTCAAGatcctccaggctgctggcaccttgtttctttgcctggccagtgaatgcctgggcaattactgttccccacagggCCCCGCTCACTAACCTGCAGACTTCTTTGAGTTCCTTTTGTTTGGGGGGTTGGAAGGGGgcgggggatggggatgggcagggcGGGGTGggtgcgtgaggggggctcgcacaagccctgccctgcagctgggtctcagtcctgctccccctctgtagcttcttgcttgaggtagtttagataaaatgtcggtcacagaatcagctcaaaataatacattccgataacattgtggttaagctttttgtcaaacaggagttcccatgttggtgtagcaagataacattgtggacatgtctcttctggttaaacagggagttctcaagactgccacaatgggttcgttcctcttgcttaacttgtttgatcagcaaatcacctttagttacttattacaatcccccccttcttttatttataagtgatttgctgatcaaacctagacaatacctcacaagctgcatctaattcaggattttcgttcggtataattttcatttccagttctgattgcttcatcaccattagctgcactttttctaacctgctttcaacaaaggttacaaatttattaatgacacagggtccaaaagtcagagccaatagcaacatcatgaggggtcccgccaaagtagaaattaaggtagtcagccatggtgactgattaaaccaagattcataccaggaggactgagcctctcgctctcgttttcttttctctaatccctctctcagtttagctaacgaatctcttactacccctgtatggtcagcataaaagcaacgttcttcacctagggcagcacataatcctccgttttgcaagaacaaaaggtccaatcctcttcgattctgtaaaactacttgcgacaatgaggtcaatgatttctctaaataggaaatagatttttctattcgggccaaatcttcgtctactgcagctcttagagatgttagactctgctgttgttgcaccaaggaggttatgccagtggcggtcccagcaacccctaaaccaagtagagtagctatagtaattgtagatattggctctcttttgttgattttatgtcctaaattgctccaatgtaaatacatagtttcttccccatgtaagaggattctaggtaccacagtaacctgtacacaaaattctgagatatttttcttgagaacagcagcggacaaacacggtgttaatccggttatggggcagacccaccatgccccaggactAGGCAGAACCCATGTAGTATTCGATGTAAAGTTtgggttgatgttcattttctaaagtcatggtaatcaataccattaataggataccagctttcatttccccactgtttagtacctctctgccttcctcgtctactcttttgcagagagcaacgggatatcaagatcttctcggcagcagcagatagtcttcagggtaattttgctgttatcctgtcaatgatttccaaggtctaaagagttagttatctctcaaatatatttccacctatgtggttgttgtgcccgtttccaggcgaatcttatagcacactgtcttaaaactctataccagtctgtttcatatacttcccaaagttcaggtactgacagttcccatccACAAAAgaatttacgaatttccactggatcctctggtcccccgGCACGTATCAAATCActgcgacatttcatacagtagggttgtctcttaaatgaaacgcaggaccaatctctattacaatttagacatcggcaaacaacccaacataaatgtccggaagtagggtgttctaagcagggtattccccagagatctcctattctgggtgattcgggtatctccgtctctgtttcgcaacaaaatggaaaaacctggggagttcctgttagtttgtataatccacccccccccgtttggtccggtatcctttcttcactccactcttcactcctccttttccctgggtgttaattaagcctctctcttcccaaatttttccagaagtatgtaccaccccaaaggtatactttgcatctgtataaatagttccaattttattttctaagagctttaatgcccttagcatagcatataactcacacgcttgtgcggaccaggctttacttaatggtcctgattcttttaccttaaaagtatacccatccacaatagcatatcctgatttccgttgtccttcaagcactcgtgaggagccgtccacaaataatttttctccttcgtctaattcatcgtcttctaagtcctcccttattttagtctgcaaatttattagttggaggcagtcatgtgtcaaatcttctttaggttctccg from Larus michahellis unplaced genomic scaffold, bLarMic1.1 SCAFFOLD_117, whole genome shotgun sequence includes the following:
- the LOC141737420 gene encoding olfactory receptor 14J1-like gives rise to the protein MSNSSSISQFLLLAFADTRELQLLHFGLFLGIYLAALLANGLIITSIACDHRLHTPMYFFLLNLSVLDLGSISTTLPKSMANSLWDNRAISYWGCVAQVFFLFLCATSEFSLLTVMSYDRYVAICKPLHYGTLMGSRACVHMAAAAWGSGFLNALLHTASTFSLPLCQGNAVDQFFCEIPQILQLSSSESDSLREVGLIVVSALVVFVCFFSVVLSYVQIFRAVLRIPSQQGRHKAFSTCLPHLAVVSLLISTAMFAYLKPPSISSPVLDLVVAVLYSVVPPAVNPLIYSMRNKELKDALRKLFAYNLL